Proteins from one Fragaria vesca subsp. vesca linkage group LG6, FraVesHawaii_1.0, whole genome shotgun sequence genomic window:
- the LOC101291844 gene encoding uncharacterized protein LOC101291844: MPQVDLETLVTACAGGSMDRKIACESQADAAEKDLPEDDANPDDPVLPADFPPESFWLSKDAEYDWFDRNAFYERKDSTKGNNSSSTNLHPNSNNNSQRFSMNLKSKAAIIGLPKPQKTNYADTKHRRNCKAGNGRLFPKRSGSVGKSTDGSMIEPSSPKVSCMGRVRSKRDRKRRWRNRHQQRSSINDTSSSMEKSVKPAERRKLGFLASFRGLFRHGRRDKSKSDVHAPDSPPRRSSVARRAAFDYETASCDSFPRQSTESEPPGLGGMKRFVSGRRSGSWVGEHGIDVA, from the coding sequence ATGCCACAAGTCGATTTGGAAACCCTAGTTACCGCCTGCGCCGGCGGCTCCATGGATCGCAAAATCGCCTGCGAGTCGCAGGCCGACGCCGCCGAGAAGGACCTGCCGGAAGACGACGCCAACCCCGACGACCCGGTTCTCCCGGCGGACTTCCCGCCGGAGTCGTTCTGGCTCTCCAAGGACGCCGAGTACGACTGGTTCGACCGGAACGCCTTCTACGAGAGGAAGGACTCCACCAAAGGAAACAACTCCAGCTCCACCAACCTGCATCCCAATTCGAACAACAATTCGCAGCGATTCTCGATGAACTTGAAGTCCAAGGCGGCCATTATTGGCCTCCCCAAGCCGCAGAAGACCAACTACGCCGATACGAAGCACCGCCGGAACTGTAAGGCCGGCAACGGGCGGCTGTTTCCGAAGCGGTCCGGATCGGTCGGGAAATCGACGGACGGGTCGATGATCGAGCCGTCGTCGCCCAAGGTCTCGTGTATGGGGAGAGTCAGATCGAAGCGGGACCGGAAGCGGCGGTGGAGGAACCGCCACCAGCAGCGGTCGTCGATAAACGACACGTCGTCGTCGATGGAGAAGTCGGTTAAACCGGCGGAGAGACGCAAGTTAGGGTTTCTAGCGAGCTTCCGGGGCCTGTTTCGGCACGGGCGACGTGATAAGTCGAAGAGTGACGTCCACGCGCCGGACTCGCCGCCGAGGCGGAGCAGCGTGGCGAGGAGAGCTGCGTTCGATTACGAGACGGCGTCGTGCGACTCGTTCCCGAGGCAGAGCACGGAGAGCGAACCGCCCGGCCTAGGTGGGATGAAGCGGTTCGTGTCGGGTCGGAGATCCGGGTCCTGGGTCGGGGAGCACGGCATCGACGTCGCGTAA
- the LOC101292138 gene encoding bifunctional monodehydroascorbate reductase and carbonic anhydrase nectarin-3-like → MALRVSLLMLMVTLLLVGSSACFVEELKSIGFTYSGATGPQRWGRLSPYFSACNGKRQSPLNLAKDHVVRMSNFKPLTRNYLALNATLYNNGFNIGVHFDGQIAGTLDIDGKNYNLKQLHWHSPSEHRINGVQFPAELHLVHLADDNSIAVVATLFQYGKNDSFISQIKDQLAELNEEVCRRDKDAHVPLGNIDMKEFDKKTRKYWRYVGSLSSPPCTENVVWNILGKVRYISKAQIEALKAPLGVDYKNNARPLQPLNGRKIELFEELS, encoded by the exons ATGGCTCTCAGAGTTTCATTGTTGATGCTCATGGTGACATTGCTGCTTGTTGGTTCTTCAGCTTGCTTTGTAGAAG AGCTGAAGTCGATTGGATTTACTTACTCGGGTGCGACTGGCCCTCAGAGATGGGGAAGATTGAGTCCATATTTCTCAGCATGTAATGGAAAGAGGCAATCTCCTCTGAACCTTGCCAAGGACCATGTTGTTCGTATGAGCAATTTCAAGCCATTAACCCGAAACTATCTTGCGTTGAATGCCACATTATACAACAATGGCTTTAACATTGGG GTGCATTTCGATGGACAAATTGCAGGAACATTAGACATAGATGGTAAGAACTACAACTTGAAGCAGCTGCACTGGCATTCTCCCTCTGAACACCGTATTAACGGAGTCCA ATTTCCAGCAGAGCTTCATCTAGTTCACCTCGCAGATGATAATAGCATTGCAGTTGTGGCGACTCTTTTCCAATATGGCAAAAACGATTCCTTCATCTCTCAG ATCAAAGACCAGCTGGCGGAGTTGAATGAGGAGGTATGTAGAAGAGATAAGGATGCTCATGTTCCCCTTGGAAATATAGACATGAAGGAGTTCGATAAAAAAACCCGCAAATATTGGAGATATGTTGGCTCACTCTCCTCTCCTCCATGTACTGAGAATGTCGTTTGGAACATCCTTGGAAAG GTGAGGTACATTTCCAAGGCTCAGATAGAAGCTTTAAAAGCACCACTGGGAGTAGATTACAAGAACAACGCCAGACCACTGCAGCCTCTTAATGGACGCAAAATTGAACTCTTCGAGGAGCTTAGCTAA
- the LOC101292431 gene encoding uncharacterized protein LOC101292431 codes for MAKALNLIPTSTFPPFSCPRRLPTRRLFSVRATTESPETPTSSSSASVQVKPEPSTFAPPPNFKAPEPKRFGVRPDKTLDVLGASLAIFFRLGCGVFVSGYSFSFVPKDEIPPDQYALDFNDSKVKETSKLGPRPEKPVEIYEFEGCPFCRKVREIVAVLDLDVIFYPCPRNGPNFRPKVGEMGGKKQFPYMVDPNTGVSMYESDDIIKYLVGKYGDGNVPIALSLGLLTTLTAGFALLGRSGKGSIYTPSRLPPKPLEVWAYEGSPFCKLVREVLVELELPHLYRSCARGSPKRQILYEKAGRFQAPYLEDPNTGVQMFESAEIIEYLKATYALQ; via the exons ATGGCCAAAGCTCTAAACTTGATACCCACCTCAACTTTCCCGCCATTTTCATGCCCCAGAAGACTACCCACAAGGAGATTATTTTCAGTTAGAGCCACAACAGAGTCCCCAGAGACACCCACAAGTTCGTCATCAGCTTCAGTTCAAGTAAAGCCTGAACCTTCAACATTTGCTCCCCCACCCAATTTCAAGGCCCCGGAGCCCAAACGGTTCGGAGTCCGACCCGATAAGACTTTGGACGTCTTGGGTGCTTCTCTTGCCATATTCTTTCGCTTGGGCTGCGGCGTTTTCGTTTCTGG CTATTCGTTTTCGTTTGTTCCAAAGGATGAGATCCCTCCAGACCAGTATGCTCTCGATTTTAATG ATTCCAAGGTCAAGGAGACTTCAAAATTAGGACCACGGCCAGAGAAGCCTGTTGAGATATATGAGTTTGAAGG CTGTCCATTCTGCCGGAAG GTTAGGGAAATTGTTGCAGTGCTGGACCTTGATGTTATATTTTATCCGTGCCCAAGAAATGGTCCAAACTTCCGTCCAAAGGTTGGGGAGATGGGCGGCAAGAAGCAGTTCCCTTACATG GTGGATCCAAACACTGGAGTTTCAATGTACGAATCAGACGACATAATCAAGTACTTGGTTGGGAAGTATG GTGATGGAAATGTTCCTATTGCATTGTCACTTGGTTTATTGACG ACTCTGACTGCTGGGTTTGCTCTGCTTGGTCGGTCGGGAAAG GGAAGTATCTATACTCCATCAAGACTACCACCCAAACCACTAGAAGTATGGGCATATGAG GGATCCCCTTTTTGCAAACTTGTACGTGAAGTGCTCGTAGAGTTGGAACTGCCTCACTTATACCGCAG CTGTGCTCGTGGCAGCCCAAAACGACAGATACTATATGAGAAAGCCGGACGTTTTCAG GCACCTTACTTGGAAGATCCCAATACTGGGGTGCAAATGTTTGAAAGTGCAGAAATTATTGAATATCTAAAAGCAACTTATGCTCTTCAGTGA